In Paenibacillus phoenicis, one genomic interval encodes:
- a CDS encoding aminoglycoside phosphotransferase family protein produces the protein MQNIDEVVKADGTLDEGKIWRREPVYQGMNGQWVERIYIAPGQSYIFKPLTNGESADREAWVYRNVLAELPEITAPMLLAASPEGSGAKSWAIFENLGPLDHVYRLVYAQAAAKQLARLHAAPAEQWPGLLAQGPKPGIAAIAADVLKRREEASAVLSGRGLPDQWLDSAVVSAVRDGRGFTAQRQVLSHGDLHQGNYAVTEAGRVVLLDWEHAHRSLPYWDLYHLIDMSHPRFPKRMSAEDRMHLLETYLTEADKQGTPWVKDVMIREYAWFAAIFSIWMLLLIEGDLHRGGGVWTTEGLLRQREETLDGLDGCLELLENHG, from the coding sequence ATGCAGAACATCGATGAAGTGGTCAAAGCGGACGGAACGCTGGATGAAGGCAAGATCTGGCGCCGGGAACCGGTGTACCAAGGCATGAACGGCCAGTGGGTGGAGCGGATCTATATCGCCCCGGGGCAGAGCTATATTTTCAAGCCGCTGACGAACGGTGAATCGGCAGACCGGGAGGCGTGGGTGTACCGGAACGTACTGGCGGAGCTGCCTGAGATCACCGCACCGATGCTGCTTGCCGCCTCGCCGGAGGGGAGCGGCGCCAAGAGCTGGGCGATCTTCGAGAACCTCGGGCCGCTGGACCATGTCTATCGGCTGGTGTACGCCCAGGCGGCAGCCAAGCAGCTGGCCCGCTTGCACGCGGCTCCCGCGGAACAATGGCCGGGCTTGCTTGCCCAAGGCCCGAAGCCCGGCATCGCAGCCATCGCCGCAGATGTGCTGAAGCGGCGGGAAGAGGCGTCGGCTGTCCTTAGCGGACGGGGACTGCCGGATCAATGGTTGGATTCGGCAGTCGTCTCAGCGGTCCGGGACGGTCGCGGCTTCACAGCCCAACGGCAAGTGCTGTCGCACGGCGATCTGCATCAGGGCAACTACGCCGTGACAGAGGCGGGGCGCGTGGTGTTGCTCGATTGGGAGCATGCGCACCGGAGCCTCCCGTATTGGGATTTGTATCATCTGATCGACATGTCGCATCCCCGGTTTCCGAAGAGGATGTCGGCAGAGGATCGGATGCATCTGCTTGAAACCTATCTTACGGAAGCGGATAAACAGGGCACGCCATGGGTCAAGGATGTGATGATCCGGGAGTACGCTTGGTTTGCTGCGATCTTTTCGATATGGATGCTCTTGTTAATCGAAGGAGATCTGCACCGAGGCGGCGGCGTGTGGACGACGGAAGGGCTGCTGCGACAGCGGGAAGAGACGTTGGACGGCTTGGACGGATGCCTTGAACTGCTGGAGAACCATGGGTAG
- a CDS encoding IS110 family RNA-guided transposase — MQSTTKFVGLDVSKEKISVAIADVSGEAPRYYGTIPHTPAALRKLIKELGAAETLSFCYEAGPTGYETYRWITSMGAHCVVIAPSLIPKRPGDQVKTDRRDAEQLARLYRAGELTPVYVPEREDEALRELVRAREAAKEDAHRARQRILKFLLRHQIEPPATIKRRWTKKYRVWLGQLTFPYESMHVAFSEMLHTLDEIEQRMGRLEKALVQQAATGSKASLIQALQSLRGIGLLTAITLAAEIGTFARFRSPAQLMAYLGLVPREYSTGLSTRRGSMTKAGNGRLRRTLVESAWSYRHRPAVKGDLAKRLDGMPADVQLLSWKAQERLHYKYRHLVFGKNKHKNVAVGAVARELIGFIWAVARTVEQPAAS; from the coding sequence ATGCAGTCTACCACAAAATTCGTCGGTTTAGATGTATCCAAAGAAAAAATTTCGGTTGCGATTGCAGATGTGAGCGGGGAAGCTCCACGCTATTACGGAACCATTCCCCACACACCGGCAGCGTTACGCAAGCTTATCAAAGAGCTGGGAGCGGCCGAAACGCTATCGTTTTGCTACGAGGCAGGACCCACAGGTTACGAAACCTATCGCTGGATCACCTCCATGGGGGCCCACTGTGTCGTCATTGCTCCATCGCTCATTCCCAAACGCCCCGGCGACCAAGTGAAAACAGATCGACGGGATGCCGAGCAACTCGCGCGTTTGTATCGTGCAGGAGAGCTCACTCCCGTTTACGTCCCCGAACGGGAAGATGAGGCTCTACGGGAATTGGTTCGCGCCCGTGAAGCTGCCAAGGAAGATGCCCACCGGGCTCGTCAGCGGATCTTGAAATTCCTGCTTCGTCACCAGATTGAACCACCCGCCACCATAAAGCGTCGCTGGACCAAGAAGTATCGCGTCTGGTTAGGGCAGCTTACGTTCCCGTATGAGTCCATGCACGTGGCATTCAGCGAAATGCTTCATACTTTGGATGAGATCGAGCAACGCATGGGGCGCCTAGAAAAAGCACTGGTCCAGCAAGCTGCGACCGGTTCTAAGGCTTCTCTGATCCAAGCTCTTCAGTCCCTACGGGGGATTGGATTGCTTACAGCCATTACCCTTGCGGCTGAAATCGGAACCTTTGCGCGTTTTCGCTCCCCTGCGCAACTGATGGCGTACTTGGGACTGGTCCCTCGTGAGTATTCCACGGGCCTAAGTACTCGACGCGGCAGCATGACCAAAGCCGGAAATGGCCGCTTACGACGGACTTTGGTGGAGTCCGCTTGGAGTTACCGTCACCGTCCTGCCGTAAAAGGGGATCTCGCTAAGCGATTAGATGGTATGCCCGCCGACGTACAGCTGTTATCCTGGAAGGCGCAAGAAAGATTGCATTACAAATACCGTCATCTTGTGTTTGGAAAGAACAAGCACAAGAATGTGGCCGTCGGTGCGGTGGCCCGGGAATTGATTGGGTTCATATGGGCGGTTGCTCGAACCGTGGAGCAGCCAGCAGCCTCCTAA
- a CDS encoding glycosyltransferase has protein sequence MKKVGLVMRKIQFAEAQGPRVFAERLRDIGRELGVEVVFISPERHVSGHDWLPGYEHEKGDLVNYDIVLDQIYSQNIEHVIYTVSGFTFLKMFLPKSVLFPHSFPDPALTGYEMMKPFYGIVDKAIVQTEFLRKQMNDVFGVTDVDVIPIGFNEALAERFFDPSAIVENRVLWIGRDEENRRPDLVLEYARQNPDKDVVMVFGGERYKESVKKYNIPHNVTLRFALSQDEVFSLMNSAKVYWSCSRFDTFAMPLTEALAMGKIVVKPEHPCYGHISSRHAFAGNENNWFELVNMAAASPLKYSRDNRDYAFEKFSATVMKRGYERFFGEWLK, from the coding sequence ATGAAGAAAGTCGGTTTAGTCATGCGAAAAATCCAGTTTGCGGAAGCCCAAGGCCCGCGCGTGTTTGCGGAGCGGCTGCGCGACATCGGCCGGGAGCTAGGCGTGGAGGTTGTATTTATCTCGCCGGAGCGCCATGTCAGCGGACACGATTGGCTTCCCGGCTATGAGCACGAGAAAGGCGATCTGGTCAATTACGATATCGTGCTGGACCAAATTTATTCGCAGAACATCGAGCACGTGATTTATACGGTATCCGGGTTTACTTTTCTCAAAATGTTCCTCCCCAAGAGCGTACTGTTCCCACACAGTTTCCCTGACCCGGCGTTGACTGGGTATGAGATGATGAAGCCGTTTTACGGGATCGTGGACAAGGCGATCGTACAGACGGAGTTTTTGCGGAAGCAAATGAACGACGTGTTCGGTGTGACGGATGTGGACGTGATTCCCATCGGATTTAACGAAGCGTTGGCGGAGCGGTTTTTTGACCCCTCGGCTATCGTGGAGAATCGGGTACTCTGGATCGGACGGGACGAGGAGAACCGGCGGCCGGACCTGGTGCTGGAATATGCGCGGCAAAATCCGGACAAGGACGTCGTGATGGTGTTTGGCGGGGAGCGTTATAAGGAAAGTGTGAAAAAATACAACATCCCCCACAACGTCACCCTGCGGTTTGCGTTAAGCCAGGATGAAGTGTTTTCGCTGATGAACTCGGCCAAGGTGTACTGGAGCTGCTCCCGGTTTGATACCTTTGCAATGCCGCTGACCGAAGCGCTGGCGATGGGCAAAATCGTCGTCAAGCCGGAGCATCCCTGCTATGGTCACATTAGCTCCCGTCACGCCTTTGCCGGCAACGAGAACAACTGGTTTGAACTGGTCAACATGGCGGCAGCCTCACCGCTGAAGTATTCCAGGGACAACCGGGATTACGCCTTTGAGAAGTTTTCGGCGACAGTGATGAAGAGAGGATACGAGCGGTTCTTTGGAGAGTGGCTCAAATGA
- a CDS encoding GNAT family N-acetyltransferase — protein sequence MSGRTEETEVADRLEQLAASGWPPRELEWLGTWRLRANDGVTTRANSVLAAGPFPEGDWLAIVEHFYRERGLRPCFHVSESSPQELDGLLAAAGYEISMNCLLLAASSQDVLQRSTVYEADDVELVYKAGPVESWMDAFLGMEGFPEERRAGYTSIFTAMPTPKAFAAIYEAGEPVGLATVVIEEGRAGISNVVVDARHRRKGIAGRLLRALASWAIENGAEGMHLQVLANNAPALELYNKLGFTVVSEYHYRVLNS from the coding sequence ATGAGCGGGCGGACGGAAGAAACCGAGGTAGCTGATCGATTGGAGCAATTGGCCGCAAGTGGGTGGCCTCCGCGCGAGTTGGAATGGCTTGGCACTTGGCGGCTTCGGGCAAACGACGGCGTCACAACAAGAGCGAACAGTGTGCTGGCAGCCGGACCTTTTCCAGAGGGCGATTGGCTTGCCATCGTGGAGCACTTTTACCGGGAACGTGGACTGAGACCCTGCTTTCACGTCAGTGAATCTTCACCTCAAGAGTTGGATGGGCTGCTGGCCGCGGCGGGGTATGAGATCTCGATGAACTGCCTGCTGCTGGCGGCTTCTAGCCAGGATGTACTTCAGCGATCCACCGTTTACGAGGCTGACGATGTGGAGTTGGTTTATAAAGCGGGACCGGTCGAGTCATGGATGGACGCATTTCTAGGGATGGAGGGATTTCCGGAGGAACGCCGGGCCGGATATACGTCGATCTTTACAGCAATGCCCACACCTAAGGCGTTTGCGGCAATCTATGAAGCGGGTGAGCCGGTGGGCTTAGCTACCGTGGTCATTGAGGAGGGCCGGGCCGGGATCAGCAATGTTGTTGTCGATGCACGCCACCGCCGCAAGGGGATCGCCGGCCGCCTCCTGCGTGCGCTAGCGTCTTGGGCGATAGAGAACGGCGCGGAAGGTATGCACCTGCAAGTGCTGGCGAACAACGCACCGGCGTTGGAGCTCTATAATAAGCTTGGCTTTACGGTCGTGTCGGAATATCATTACAGAGTTCTCAATAGCTGA
- a CDS encoding polysaccharide deacetylase family protein codes for MTLAERLGYGREAKLLIVNADDFGMCHAENTAITQLLQERAVSSATVMIPCSWAKEAVAWSVANPEFDVGVHLTFTSEWNGYKWGPVTRDGDVRTLVTEEGYFPEDVARFELQASRPQVRLEMINQVETALALGLAPTHLDNHMGSLYGLATGHHFLDVAFEICADYGLPFRLPRSLPQVGKLPPEANALIHQVTELADRMGVILLGDLIGLPFGKQPGETYESYKRDMITVLKALRPGVSEIIIHPALATEELKAIHNEWEKRQWDYQLFRDPDIKAVLAEEGIEMIRWKDLQDLQKSQQRP; via the coding sequence ATGACATTGGCAGAGCGATTGGGGTACGGGCGGGAAGCCAAACTGTTGATTGTGAATGCGGACGATTTTGGAATGTGCCATGCGGAAAATACGGCGATAACCCAACTGCTACAGGAACGGGCGGTCTCCTCGGCGACGGTCATGATCCCTTGCTCCTGGGCCAAGGAGGCGGTGGCGTGGAGCGTTGCCAATCCGGAATTCGATGTGGGGGTCCATCTGACGTTCACCAGCGAATGGAACGGATATAAGTGGGGGCCGGTCACCCGGGATGGGGACGTGCGGACATTGGTGACAGAGGAAGGTTATTTTCCCGAGGACGTTGCTCGCTTCGAATTGCAAGCCAGCCGGCCGCAAGTGCGCCTTGAGATGATTAACCAGGTGGAGACGGCGCTGGCGTTAGGCTTAGCACCTACACACCTCGATAACCACATGGGCAGTTTGTATGGATTGGCAACCGGCCATCATTTCCTTGATGTGGCGTTTGAGATTTGTGCGGATTACGGCCTGCCCTTCCGTTTGCCGCGTTCGTTGCCGCAGGTAGGGAAATTGCCGCCGGAGGCGAACGCCCTGATTCATCAGGTCACCGAGCTCGCCGATCGGATGGGCGTGATCCTCCTCGGTGATCTCATCGGTTTGCCCTTTGGCAAGCAGCCGGGCGAAACGTACGAAAGCTACAAACGCGATATGATCACCGTCCTTAAAGCGCTCCGTCCCGGTGTCTCGGAGATTATCATCCATCCGGCGCTCGCGACGGAAGAACTGAAGGCCATCCACAACGAATGGGAAAAAAGACAATGGGATTATCAACTGTTCCGTGATCCGGACATTAAGGCGGTTCTTGCGGAGGAAGGCATCGAGATGATCCGCTGGAAGGACTTGCAGGACCTTCAGAAGTCACAGCAGCGGCCCTAA
- a CDS encoding MFS transporter — translation MMRTANPGNRTELQKVAYSSGNLAVNLMSQAFATYLVYYYVDVLGVRPAWISLAMIFHGVLNAVLNPLFGHLSDRTRTRFGRRLPYIGFGLVPLAAAFALLWTPPAAEGAAFPYFIGTVILYDALFVLVVLNYSALFPEMFQSIKDRAYVSSWRQMMGIVGMIVGVAIPPLLYSQIGWGSMGVIFAVLSAVFLALSLWGSREHHDTVRATFRLTTAVRHTLGNRAFVLYVTGSFLVQFTFALLPAGIPFYTKYVLGREESYNTLLLGGIFLTAIPCVFLWGRITAKYGARQGILIAMGCYTAALLPFGWVTQAGGAIATAAAVGIGLAGLLVLLDVLLSEVIDEDERRTGARREGMYFGMNGFIVRWGVSLQAACMGLILEASGYDAALNEQPASAAIGIRWMLSGIPAGALLLAWLFFYLFPLGKRTS, via the coding sequence ATGATGCGAACCGCAAATCCGGGAAACCGGACGGAGCTTCAAAAGGTAGCCTACAGCTCGGGCAATCTGGCGGTAAATTTGATGTCGCAAGCTTTTGCAACCTATCTCGTCTATTATTACGTCGACGTGCTGGGCGTAAGGCCCGCCTGGATCAGCTTGGCGATGATATTTCACGGCGTGCTGAATGCCGTGCTGAACCCGCTGTTTGGCCATCTGTCCGACCGGACCCGCACCCGGTTCGGCAGACGCCTTCCCTATATCGGTTTTGGCCTGGTTCCGCTGGCCGCAGCGTTTGCGTTGCTGTGGACGCCGCCGGCGGCGGAAGGGGCGGCCTTTCCTTATTTTATAGGAACCGTAATCCTGTACGATGCTTTATTCGTCTTGGTTGTTCTGAATTACTCGGCCTTGTTCCCGGAGATGTTTCAGAGCATCAAGGACCGAGCGTATGTCTCTTCGTGGCGGCAAATGATGGGGATCGTGGGCATGATTGTAGGTGTCGCCATTCCGCCGCTCCTCTATTCACAGATCGGTTGGGGCTCCATGGGGGTTATATTTGCTGTATTGTCGGCCGTATTCCTAGCGTTATCCCTTTGGGGCAGCCGGGAACATCACGATACGGTACGTGCCACCTTCCGTTTGACCACAGCGGTTCGACATACTCTGGGAAACCGAGCGTTTGTCCTGTACGTGACCGGAAGTTTCCTGGTGCAGTTTACATTTGCGCTGCTGCCCGCCGGGATTCCGTTCTACACCAAATACGTTCTGGGCCGCGAGGAAAGCTACAACACCTTGCTGCTAGGGGGGATCTTTCTCACCGCCATTCCTTGCGTATTCCTGTGGGGACGGATCACAGCGAAATACGGCGCCCGGCAGGGGATCCTCATTGCGATGGGCTGCTATACAGCGGCGTTGCTGCCGTTCGGCTGGGTGACACAGGCAGGAGGGGCGATTGCCACCGCCGCTGCCGTCGGCATCGGATTGGCAGGGTTGCTGGTGCTGCTCGACGTCCTGTTGTCTGAGGTGATCGATGAGGATGAGCGGCGTACCGGCGCAAGACGGGAGGGCATGTACTTCGGCATGAACGGATTTATCGTGAGATGGGGAGTTTCGCTGCAGGCTGCTTGCATGGGGCTCATCCTGGAGGCGAGCGGTTACGACGCCGCATTAAACGAACAGCCGGCATCGGCCGCGATCGGCATCCGATGGATGCTTAGCGGGATACCGGCTGGAGCCTTGCTGCTGGCATGGTTATTTTTTTACTTATTCCCTTTGGGGAAGAGAACGTCGTGA
- a CDS encoding putative bifunctional diguanylate cyclase/phosphodiesterase: MEDDQISSLFRPEFMLTASALLQAIDRMGVGLAITNPNLPDNPLVYVNQGFEKITGYKREEVLNRNLRFLQGKETNKEHLAVIRKAIKEIGAATVTIKNYKKDGSTFWNQFVISPILDAEGHLLYFIGLQFDVTREVEKQQASTEQLRQLSHFDPATHLMSSNYFKELMYAELLSAQAEHTTAAVICINLNRFRLINESHGESKGNELLRQVAERLRRSFPDGTPMCRNFADEFFVLVSNITDPLYIHTLALDLNQALREPYTLSGEAFQVGFGMGISLYPDDGSDIHQLLQHAEMAMKEAKKEALEGPHYYDQYLMDRLKTQITLEKKMIRALAEGEFELHFQPKVNASTKELTGFEALIRWKDPVQGYIPPNSFIPIAEENGFIVELGEWVLREACKANKRWQDAGHPKLPVSVNVSAVQFRHPQFLRTVEQVLNETGLAPQYLELEVTESLLNDHVMIKDTLTALQQKGISLSVDDFGTGYSSIHYLKSLPVQVLKIDRTFVQETPCSERDNSLLRSIIQLGKSLGMTVLAEGVETKAQFEFLQQNGCDQIQGYYYSRPLNAEAIEGLLKSS; the protein is encoded by the coding sequence GTGGAAGACGACCAGATAAGCTCCCTATTCCGGCCAGAATTCATGCTCACCGCTTCGGCCTTGCTTCAGGCCATTGACAGGATGGGCGTTGGCTTGGCCATTACAAATCCGAATCTTCCGGACAATCCGTTGGTCTATGTCAATCAAGGGTTTGAGAAGATTACCGGATACAAGCGAGAAGAAGTTCTCAACCGAAATCTCCGTTTCCTTCAGGGGAAAGAGACCAACAAGGAACATCTCGCCGTCATTCGGAAAGCGATCAAGGAAATTGGAGCCGCTACAGTAACGATCAAGAACTATAAAAAGGACGGCAGCACCTTCTGGAACCAATTTGTCATCAGTCCCATTTTGGATGCGGAGGGGCATCTTCTCTATTTCATCGGGCTTCAGTTCGACGTGACCCGGGAAGTGGAGAAGCAGCAGGCTTCAACGGAACAGCTCCGCCAGTTGTCCCATTTCGATCCGGCGACCCACCTGATGAGTTCGAACTATTTTAAGGAACTGATGTACGCCGAGCTGCTTTCGGCCCAAGCCGAGCATACCACGGCCGCCGTCATTTGCATCAACCTAAACCGTTTCCGGCTGATTAATGAAAGCCATGGCGAGAGCAAAGGCAATGAGCTGCTGCGTCAAGTCGCAGAAAGACTGCGCCGTTCTTTCCCGGATGGAACCCCGATGTGTCGGAATTTTGCGGATGAATTTTTCGTGTTGGTGTCGAACATAACGGATCCATTATACATACATACACTTGCACTAGATTTGAACCAAGCGCTCAGAGAGCCTTACACCCTATCCGGCGAAGCGTTCCAGGTCGGTTTCGGAATGGGGATCAGCCTCTACCCGGACGACGGCTCCGACATCCATCAACTGCTGCAGCATGCGGAAATGGCGATGAAAGAAGCCAAGAAGGAAGCGCTGGAAGGCCCGCATTACTATGATCAATACCTGATGGACCGGCTGAAGACCCAAATCACGTTAGAGAAAAAAATGATCCGCGCACTGGCGGAAGGGGAGTTCGAGCTGCACTTCCAGCCCAAGGTGAATGCCTCAACCAAAGAGCTGACCGGCTTTGAAGCGCTGATCCGTTGGAAGGATCCGGTGCAGGGATACATTCCGCCAAACTCTTTTATTCCGATCGCCGAGGAGAATGGGTTTATCGTTGAATTGGGCGAATGGGTCCTGCGGGAAGCGTGCAAAGCGAACAAACGATGGCAAGATGCCGGGCATCCGAAGCTGCCGGTATCGGTGAATGTCTCGGCAGTGCAGTTCCGGCATCCGCAATTCTTGCGTACCGTTGAACAAGTGCTGAACGAGACGGGTTTGGCCCCGCAGTATTTGGAGCTGGAGGTAACCGAATCGTTATTAAACGATCATGTGATGATCAAGGATACCTTAACTGCCTTGCAGCAAAAAGGCATCTCGCTCTCTGTAGACGATTTTGGGACAGGCTACTCCTCGATTCATTACTTAAAATCGCTCCCGGTTCAGGTACTGAAAATCGACCGCACCTTCGTGCAGGAGACCCCGTGCTCTGAACGCGACAACTCTCTGCTGCGCTCCATCATCCAGTTAGGCAAATCGCTGGGCATGACGGTGCTGGCCGAGGGCGTCGAGACGAAAGCTCAGTTCGAATTCCTGCAGCAAAACGGCTGCGATCAAATTCAAGGCTACTATTACAGCCGTCCGCTTAACGCGGAAGCCATAGAGGGATTGCTGAAATCGAGTTAA
- a CDS encoding LuxR C-terminal-related transcriptional regulator, translating into MRLTQHEHQDPGWPSRIVGREWELEVFSLYLKHYSSMERIINIYGSSGVGKSFLAEEFQKQAAKQGAAVITLDAAKIKTTPEEICRQILFQLGLLDTLPSLSDPDFIIRAAIEAVNKRANLGAVLLFIDTYELLETMDDWFRDFFIPQIKDRCLSIITGRNPLSSKWTGCPLWKYTIYRMPLKNLDYHSVVAFLRGRGIVEPDQIQRIWKQTDGLPVMLTSLLGEHNANDGEPALPGLRDEARPRGCEAMVLDGSPAPESLPKLKPEAAIYARTDLTHREKEVAALASEGLTNRDIASRLFLSEVTIKKHMRSIFQKVGASNRTQLLKLLISVPTGSK; encoded by the coding sequence ATGAGGCTAACACAACATGAGCACCAGGACCCTGGTTGGCCATCCCGGATCGTAGGTCGTGAGTGGGAGTTGGAGGTCTTTTCGTTATATCTAAAGCACTATTCTAGTATGGAGCGAATCATCAATATCTACGGCTCCTCCGGTGTAGGAAAAAGCTTTCTAGCTGAGGAATTTCAGAAGCAAGCCGCAAAACAAGGCGCAGCCGTAATCACACTTGATGCCGCGAAAATCAAAACCACACCCGAAGAAATCTGCCGGCAAATCCTGTTCCAGCTCGGTTTGTTGGACACCCTCCCCTCATTATCCGATCCCGACTTTATCATCAGAGCTGCCATCGAGGCCGTCAATAAACGAGCTAATTTGGGGGCTGTGCTTTTATTTATTGATACGTATGAACTGCTGGAGACGATGGATGATTGGTTTCGTGATTTTTTTATTCCGCAAATTAAGGACCGTTGCCTCAGCATCATCACCGGCCGGAATCCGTTGTCCAGCAAGTGGACGGGATGCCCGCTGTGGAAATATACCATCTATCGGATGCCGCTCAAGAACCTGGACTATCACAGCGTTGTCGCTTTTTTGCGGGGACGCGGAATCGTTGAACCGGACCAAATTCAGCGCATCTGGAAGCAAACGGACGGCTTGCCTGTGATGCTCACTTCGCTGCTCGGTGAGCACAACGCCAACGACGGCGAACCGGCCCTTCCAGGCCTGCGTGACGAGGCACGCCCGAGAGGCTGTGAAGCGATGGTCTTGGATGGATCCCCGGCCCCGGAGAGTCTGCCGAAGTTGAAGCCGGAGGCGGCCATTTACGCCCGGACGGATTTGACCCATCGCGAGAAGGAGGTTGCCGCTCTCGCCTCCGAGGGGCTGACCAACCGTGACATCGCCTCCCGCCTTTTTCTCAGCGAAGTCACAATTAAGAAGCATATGCGCTCCATTTTTCAAAAAGTGGGGGCCAGCAACCGGACACAACTGCTTAAGCTGTTAATCTCTGTTCCGACCGGTTCGAAATGA
- a CDS encoding HD-GYP domain-containing protein produces the protein MRQVDVRLLEPGDVLAEPIVNQYGMTMLGAGTALTENLIARLKKLGIQTAIVRNKELDGSFQEVDVKKQSSMLKFQDLKEKREARKEIRQMLVRLADSDLGLGRLSTPHVDEQFRRMFRNILYDITSHEQVLDGLIRLQQNDPYLLDHSFHVTAYSAILGIAGQYSGAEMIDLCVGALLFDIGMTELPSHIIRRPGSLTGADREALRRHPEAGFQIMCEMEGVSRRSALCALQHHERYNGTGYPSRLKHHEIDEYAQIVAIADTYHALISRRNYRLAYTPGEAIEYLLAAGDRYFSLELIQKYLRHISIYPLSSIVKLSSGQLGVVTSLDSNLVHRPTVKIIREADGSEVKSPYEIDLMRKTDLVITEIMENDEAGLQLSARA, from the coding sequence ATGAGACAGGTTGATGTCAGATTGCTCGAACCCGGTGATGTCTTGGCCGAGCCAATAGTGAATCAATACGGGATGACGATGCTTGGGGCGGGAACTGCATTAACGGAGAACCTTATTGCTCGTCTGAAGAAGCTGGGGATTCAAACCGCGATCGTCCGCAACAAGGAATTGGATGGTTCCTTCCAAGAGGTCGATGTGAAGAAGCAATCTTCGATGTTGAAGTTCCAAGACCTCAAGGAGAAACGCGAGGCACGAAAGGAAATCCGGCAAATGCTGGTCCGTTTGGCTGACTCCGATCTGGGATTGGGGCGCCTGTCCACTCCTCACGTGGATGAGCAGTTTCGCCGGATGTTCCGCAACATCCTGTACGATATCACCAGTCATGAGCAAGTGCTCGACGGCTTGATTCGTCTGCAGCAAAACGATCCTTACCTGCTTGATCATTCCTTTCATGTCACGGCGTATTCCGCTATTCTTGGCATCGCGGGTCAATACTCCGGTGCGGAAATGATCGACCTTTGTGTAGGTGCGTTGCTGTTTGATATCGGAATGACGGAACTGCCGTCCCACATCATCCGGCGTCCCGGCAGCTTGACCGGAGCCGATCGTGAGGCGTTGCGGCGTCATCCGGAGGCAGGCTTCCAGATCATGTGCGAGATGGAAGGTGTATCGAGGCGTTCGGCCTTATGTGCGCTGCAGCATCATGAGCGATATAACGGGACAGGCTATCCTTCCCGCCTCAAGCATCATGAAATCGATGAATACGCCCAGATCGTGGCGATTGCCGACACTTATCACGCGTTGATCTCTCGCCGGAACTACCGACTGGCCTATACTCCCGGCGAAGCGATTGAATATTTGCTCGCTGCAGGGGATCGTTATTTCAGCCTCGAATTAATTCAGAAGTATTTACGTCATATCAGTATTTACCCCCTTTCCTCCATCGTAAAACTTAGCAGCGGCCAGTTAGGCGTCGTAACCTCTTTGGATTCCAACTTGGTACACCGACCGACGGTGAAGATCATTCGGGAAGCGGACGGTTCAGAAGTAAAATCACCTTATGAAATTGATCTCATGCGCAAAACGGACTTGGTGATTACGGAAATCATGGAGAATGACGAGGCAGGGCTGCAGTTGTCCGCAAGAGCTTAA
- a CDS encoding formate/nitrite transporter family protein, with product METESLLKVEELAIKKYKIFMQSHLRYIARAMLASMFIGFGVIVAFKSGNFLYLEHSPLTYPMAAATFGAAIILIAYGGGDLFTGNTFYYTYAALRKRLKWLDVTKLWVFSYLGNILGAAAFALLIYLTGLFADASVNSFLLSVVEHKMTTPITELFFRAILCNWLVCLAFFIPMALQGDGAKMFAMMLFVFCFFISGYEHSIANMCTFAIALVLDHPATISFGGVLHNLIPVTLGNLVGGVLLMGFMYYFANKPYLDAEDASGTSK from the coding sequence ATGGAGACAGAATCGCTGTTAAAAGTTGAGGAATTGGCAATCAAGAAATATAAAATCTTTATGCAAAGCCATCTCCGGTATATTGCTAGAGCGATGCTGGCGAGCATGTTTATCGGGTTTGGGGTGATCGTTGCGTTCAAGAGCGGGAACTTCCTCTACCTGGAGCATTCGCCGCTGACCTATCCGATGGCCGCCGCGACCTTTGGCGCTGCGATTATCCTCATCGCATACGGGGGCGGGGATCTATTTACCGGAAATACGTTCTATTATACATACGCGGCTTTAAGAAAACGGCTGAAATGGCTGGATGTCACCAAGTTATGGGTATTCAGCTACCTCGGCAATATCCTGGGCGCAGCCGCATTCGCCTTATTGATTTACTTGACCGGCTTATTTGCCGACGCTTCGGTGAATAGTTTCCTGCTGAGCGTGGTCGAACATAAAATGACTACCCCAATCACGGAATTGTTCTTCCGCGCAATTCTTTGTAACTGGCTGGTATGTCTGGCTTTTTTCATTCCGATGGCGCTCCAAGGGGATGGGGCGAAGATGTTTGCGATGATGCTGTTCGTCTTCTGCTTCTTTATCTCCGGCTACGAACATAGTATTGCGAATATGTGCACCTTTGCCATCGCTTTGGTGCTGGACCATCCCGCCACGATCTCGTTTGGCGGCGTTCTCCACAACCTGATTCCCGTGACGCTTGGCAATTTGGTTGGCGGGGTGCTGCTGATGGGCTTTATGTACTATTTTGCCAACAAGCCGTATTTGGATGCGGAGGATGCTTCCGGTACGTCGAAATAA